The sequence GCGCATAGAGGGCCGGAAGCCCGCCCGCAAGGGCCACGCACGCCCAGCCCATGAACACTGCGGCAAGCACCAGCCGCGCCCATGGACCCATTCCTGCATTTTGCTGGGCAGGCAGGAAAATTCTGCCGGATCGTACACGCATTTTTTCAGTCCCGGAGGCATTCATGAGCATCTCCTCTTCCCTTTATATCGGCACCACGGGGATCATGGCCCAACAGAAGAACATGGCGGTCATTTCCGACAACATAGCCAATGTGAGCACGGTTGGATTCAAATCCTCGCACATGATCTTCAATACCCTGATGAGCCAGCAGATGGGCTCGGCGAGCGTCAGCAACCAGGTCGGGCAAGGCGTCGGCGTCAGTTCCATTCTGTACGACATGTCGCTGGGAGCGCTGGAACCGACCAACACGGCCACCGATATCTCCATCAGCGGCAAGGGATTTTTCATCGTCTCGCCCAACGGAAGCAGCGACCAGCATTATACCAGAGCCGGCAACTTCCGCTTCGACGCGGAAGGCTACCTGCGTGATCCGCAAGGGAACATCCTGCAGGGCTATCGGATGCCGGCGGAATCCATACTGGACACGGCGCCTGTCATTCCGCCCGCCGCAAGCGCTCCCATCACGGACATCCGTCTCGACATGCAGGACGGCGGAGGTCCCGTCTCCGAACCCGAAGCGACGACGGAAATGCGCATGATGATCAACCTCGATTCAAGCTCGCAAGAACGGAGCACCAGCACGACCAGCCCCTTCACGGCCCTCTTCGACAGCTGGGATGCGACGCAGCCGGAGCCTTTGGACGCGGGGGCCTACTCGTATCAATCGGCCATGAAGATCTACGATTCCGACGGCGGAGCGCATGAGGTCAGGGCCTATTTCGATCCTGTGCAGGACGGCGCGAGCGTCCCCAGCGGCAACCGCATGTGGGAATTTCTGGTCACCATCCCGCCCACGCAAGACGCCTCCGGCCTGGACACGAAAAAAGGCGTGCTCATGACCGGAACCCTGACCTTCACGGCATCGGGCGAACTGTTGAACATGAGCGCCTTCGAAGGCTCCTCCGACGACAAAAACAGCTGGGTCCCGGTCAATTTGTCCGAAGACGGCTACCCTGTCCTGAACGTGAACCTGGTCGGAGCGGAGCCCATCTCAAGCGCTCTGGACATGGGACTGCGCTCGAATTCCGGCTGGGCGCTGCCTGCGGGGGTGAACACCCTGGCCGATCTGGGCACGGCGATTTCGGATTTGCCTTCCTTGCAAAACGCGGACAGGCAGATCCTCTCGATCACCAATTTCAACTCCGGATCCAGCACCCTCTATCAATCCCAGAACGGATATGAACGCGGATTCCTGCAATCGGTCAGCGTGGACACCGCAGGAGTGCTCGTCGGCTACTTTTCCAATGGTCAGAATCAGGGCCTCTACAAGATCCCCATGGCCGATTTCATCAATCCGCAGGGACTCTTTCGAGAAGGAGGAAACCTTTTTTCCGCCACCAAGGATTCCGGGGCCGTCTCTGTGGGTTGGGCCGGAGAAGGCAGGCTTGGAAGCGTCATCACCAGCAGCCTGGAAAATTCCAATGTCGACCTGGCCACCGAATTCGTGAACATGATCATCACTCAAAAAGGATTCGACGCCAACAGCAAGGTCATCACCACAGGCGACCAGGTCGTGCAGACGGCCATCCAGATGAAGAGATAGCTTAAAGAAAGGCCTCGCCTCTGGCGACCAGGGTCACGGGTCCAAAAATCCAGACGCCGGGACCGTCACCGTCGGCGCGCACGCCGATCTCGCTGCCGCTGGGCTGCAGGACCCGCAGATCCGTGGGCAAATTTTTCCCACGCCCCAGCCACAGCGCCAAAGCCAGGCTGCCCGAACCGCAGCCGGTCTCGTAATGCGTAGAGGCGGTGGAACGCACCCAGACCACGGGTTTGATGGCGCACGTGGGACTGGTCCGGTACCAGAGGCAGCCCACGGCCTCTTCATCCAGACCGAATTTCGCCCGCAGGGCAGCGCAGGCACTCTCGAAATCCTCGGCAAAAGGGTGCAGCTCCTCGTCAAGGCAGAGATGCGTGATGCCCGGCAGGCGCACCAGCCCAAGGCCCGGTTCCAGCTCCGAAATCCAGTCGTGCCTGCCGACGTCAGAAGATACTGGCAGCGGCATCTCGACCCAGCATTCATACCCATCCGCGGCGACCCGCAGCGCCACCGGACGATCAACGCCCGACACCCGAAGCTCCCCGCGCAGTTCCTCGCCGATCCGGGCCAGCCCAACGCCTTCCCGGGCCATGACCGCCGCAGCCGCGCGGCAGGCGTTCCCGCAGAATTCACCGCCCATCATGTCGAGACGCACAGGGTCGGCCCCAAGGTCTAAAAAGCCGACCTGCTCGGCCTGCAGATGATTCGCATCCATAAGAAGCCGGGCAAGCTGCGCCCGTTGTCCAGGCGGCACCGCATCAAGGATGAGAATGGTCGCATTGCCGCCGGGACTTGCCTTGTAAAACCGAAGTGTACGCACGTTGTTCCCCTTGTGATCAAAGCGTGCAAAGCTACCTCAAGCCCACCTCGCGGGCAAGGCGGTATTGACCCCTCTGTCGCCCGTGCGTAGGACGGTTTTTTCACTTCCACCCCCGAAATCACATGACATCATATCTGAACGCCATCATCCTGGGCATTGTCGAAGGCCTGACCGAATTTCTGCCCGTCTCTTCCACCGGGCACCTGATCATCGCCGGACACCTGCTCGATTTCACCGGCCCCAAGGCCGAAACCTTCAGCATCGTCATCCAGCTCGGGGCCATCCTGGCCGTGGTCGCCCTCTACTGGCCAACCTTCTGGGGGCTTGTACGCCCGACAAAGCGACCCTTCAGCGGCATGCGCGGCCTGATCCTGCTTTTTCTGACCTCTCTGCCGGCAGCCATGCTCGGACTCTTTGCCCACTCGGCCATCAAGGAGCATCTCTTTTCTCCCGTGACCGTGGCCTTTGCCCTGGCTGCCGGAGCCCTGGCCATTCTCATGGTTGAAAGAATGCCCGCCAAAAACCGGGTCACAAGCCTGGACGAGATCACCCCGGCCCTGGCGCTGGGCATCGGCTGCTTTCAGTGCCTGTCCCTGTGGCCCGGATTTTCGCGCTCCGCCGCGACCATCATGGGCGGCATGATCCTTGGCGCCGGGCGCCGCACCGCCGCCGAGTACTCCTTTGTCGCCGCCGTGCCCATCATGTTCGCGGCCACGGGCTACGACATGCTTAAAAGCTGGCGTCTTTTCAGCCCCGATGACTTTCTTATCCTGGGCGTTGGTTTCGCCGTGTCCTTTGTCTCGGCCTGGCTCGCGGTCAAGGGCTTTATCGCGCTGCTGGGCCGCCTGACCCTGCGCCCCTTCGCCTGGTACCGCCTGGCCCTGGCCCCGGTCGTGCTCTGGATCTTCTGGTGAGCGCGCTGGGCATCGAGCACGAGGCAAAATTCATGCTCGGCGACTGCCGGGACATGGAGCCCCGACTGCGCAGTCTGGGCAGGCTCTGCACGCCGTGGCATTTCGAGTCCAACACGGTTTACGACCGCGACGGCGAATTGGCCGCCTCCGGACGCCTGCTGCGCCTGCGCTGCGCCCACGCCGCGACCCAAACTTCGACCCTGACTTTCAAGGAGCCTGCGCCGGACCACGAGAATAAAGGAATCAAGAGCCGCATCGAGCGGGAGATCATAGTCCAGGACCCGAACGCCATGGACGCCATCCTGCGCGGACTGGGCTATGCGCCGCGGCTGCGCTACGAGAAATTCCGCGCCGTCTGGGAGTTACCGCAAGGCCTTGTCTTCCTGGACATTCTGCCCTTCGGCCATTTTCTTGAAATCGAGGCTGAGCCTCAGTCGATCACCGACATCGCGCAAGCGATCGGCCTTGAGCCAGGCTCCGCCATGGACAAAAGCTATCACAGCCTGCACCGGTCCTGGCGCAGGCGGCAAGGCCTCGCCCCGCTGGACGATTTCGTCTTCGACGAGGCCGAGCGCCACCTACTGACCATTCGCCTGGGAGTACTCCCAAGGCCTCAAGGAGAAATACATGCTGACTGATATCCAACTCGAAAAATACGCGAAAGTCCTGTTCTGGGGCATGCAGAAAGCCCGCGTCACCCCCTTTGCGCCGGGAGACATCGTCCTTGTGCGTACGGACCTTGCGGCCCTGCCCCTGGCCGAAAAGATGCAGTCCCTGATCCTCGCGCAGGGCCTCAATCCCGTGCTGCGCATCAATCCCCCGAGCACCCTGGAGAAAGGCTATTTCAGCCTCGCTTGGCAAGAGCAGCTCTCTTTTGTCATCCCCGGCGACCGCGAACTCTATGAGCACCTGGCCGGGCTGATTTCTCTGCTGGCTCCGGACTCCATCACGCACTTGAAAGACATCCCGCCGACCAAGATCGCCACCTTCTCCCTGGCTCGCAAATACCTGCGCGACATTCTGGACAAACGCGAAGCCACCCGGCAATTCGGCTGGACCCTCTGCCTCATGCCCACCCCGGCCCTGGCCGAAAACGCGGGACTTTCCCCGGAGGATTACGCAGCCCAGATCATACGCGCGTCCTACCTGGACGAAGCCGACCCCGTGGCCACCTGGGAGGAAATTTTCCGAGAGGCTCATGGCGTCAAGGAATGGCTCAACGGCATGGATGTGGAGTATTACCATGTGCAGTCCGCTTCCACGGACCTTAAAATCCACCCCGGAGAGTCCCGTTGCTGGATCGGCATCTCGGGACACAATATCCCAAGCTTCGAGCTCTTCATCTCACCGGATTACCGCCTGACCGAGGGCACCTACCACGCCGACCAGCCTTCCTACCGCAGCGGCAACCTGGTCAGCGGCGTGACCCTGGAATTTTCCGCAGGCCAGGCCCGGGTGGTCAAGGCGGATCAGGGCGAGGAGTTTGTGCGCTCGCAACTGGAAATGGACCCGGGCGCGTGCCGGCTTGGCGAATTTTCGCTGACCGACAAGCGTTTCTCGCCCATCAACGCCTTCATGGCGCACACGCTTTTCGACGAGAATTTCGGCGGCGAACACGGCAACTGCCATGTCGCGGTGGGAGCATCCTATGCCGACACCTACGCGGGAGATCCGGCGGAACTGACGGATGAACGCAAAAAGGAGCTGGGCTTCAACGATTCGGCCTTGCACTGGGACCTGGTCAATACCGAACCCAAAAAAGTGACCGCTTTCCTGCGCGGCGGCACGAAAACGGTCATTTACGAGGACGGCATGTTCACCATGCCGGATGAGGCCCGGCTCTAGTCCGCGCAAAACCTGCGCATGGACTCCAGGGTCTCTTCACAGACCAGGGTCAGCTCCGTGCGCAGGGCATCGATCCGGTCCCGCGACCGGGCCTTGGCGACCCGCTCCAGCTCGGCGGCAAGCCCGCAGAGCCGGGTCGCCCCCACCGTGGCCGAAGCGCCTTTCAGGGAATGGGCGGTGCGCTCGATCTGGTAGAATTCACCCTGACTCGCAAACTCCTCGATACTGCGCAACTTCTTGGGCGCATCGTCGATGTAGAGC is a genomic window of Desulfomicrobium baculatum DSM 4028 containing:
- a CDS encoding flagellar hook protein FlgE, with translation MSISSSLYIGTTGIMAQQKNMAVISDNIANVSTVGFKSSHMIFNTLMSQQMGSASVSNQVGQGVGVSSILYDMSLGALEPTNTATDISISGKGFFIVSPNGSSDQHYTRAGNFRFDAEGYLRDPQGNILQGYRMPAESILDTAPVIPPAASAPITDIRLDMQDGGGPVSEPEATTEMRMMINLDSSSQERSTSTTSPFTALFDSWDATQPEPLDAGAYSYQSAMKIYDSDGGAHEVRAYFDPVQDGASVPSGNRMWEFLVTIPPTQDASGLDTKKGVLMTGTLTFTASGELLNMSAFEGSSDDKNSWVPVNLSEDGYPVLNVNLVGAEPISSALDMGLRSNSGWALPAGVNTLADLGTAISDLPSLQNADRQILSITNFNSGSSTLYQSQNGYERGFLQSVSVDTAGVLVGYFSNGQNQGLYKIPMADFINPQGLFREGGNLFSATKDSGAVSVGWAGEGRLGSVITSSLENSNVDLATEFVNMIITQKGFDANSKVITTGDQVVQTAIQMKR
- a CDS encoding undecaprenyl-diphosphate phosphatase — its product is MTSYLNAIILGIVEGLTEFLPVSSTGHLIIAGHLLDFTGPKAETFSIVIQLGAILAVVALYWPTFWGLVRPTKRPFSGMRGLILLFLTSLPAAMLGLFAHSAIKEHLFSPVTVAFALAAGALAILMVERMPAKNRVTSLDEITPALALGIGCFQCLSLWPGFSRSAATIMGGMILGAGRRTAAEYSFVAAVPIMFAATGYDMLKSWRLFSPDDFLILGVGFAVSFVSAWLAVKGFIALLGRLTLRPFAWYRLALAPVVLWIFW
- a CDS encoding class IV adenylate cyclase gives rise to the protein MSALGIEHEAKFMLGDCRDMEPRLRSLGRLCTPWHFESNTVYDRDGELAASGRLLRLRCAHAATQTSTLTFKEPAPDHENKGIKSRIEREIIVQDPNAMDAILRGLGYAPRLRYEKFRAVWELPQGLVFLDILPFGHFLEIEAEPQSITDIAQAIGLEPGSAMDKSYHSLHRSWRRRQGLAPLDDFVFDEAERHLLTIRLGVLPRPQGEIHAD
- a CDS encoding aminopeptidase, whose amino-acid sequence is MLTDIQLEKYAKVLFWGMQKARVTPFAPGDIVLVRTDLAALPLAEKMQSLILAQGLNPVLRINPPSTLEKGYFSLAWQEQLSFVIPGDRELYEHLAGLISLLAPDSITHLKDIPPTKIATFSLARKYLRDILDKREATRQFGWTLCLMPTPALAENAGLSPEDYAAQIIRASYLDEADPVATWEEIFREAHGVKEWLNGMDVEYYHVQSASTDLKIHPGESRCWIGISGHNIPSFELFISPDYRLTEGTYHADQPSYRSGNLVSGVTLEFSAGQARVVKADQGEEFVRSQLEMDPGACRLGEFSLTDKRFSPINAFMAHTLFDENFGGEHGNCHVAVGASYADTYAGDPAELTDERKKELGFNDSALHWDLVNTEPKKVTAFLRGGTKTVIYEDGMFTMPDEARL
- a CDS encoding Hpt domain-containing protein, which translates into the protein MSDIPLLSIEETLERMSGDRELLANLFQLYIDDAPKKLRSIEEFASQGEFYQIERTAHSLKGASATVGATRLCGLAAELERVAKARSRDRIDALRTELTLVCEETLESMRRFCAD